GCGGCGGCGATGGTCTGCGGCACGCCCGTCAGCCTACCCTCGACCCCGGAGGCTCCCGGATCCCTCGTGCGAGACTGGGGCCATGTGGGGTGAGCATCGATACGCGCTGCGCGCGACGTGGACCGGCAACCGGGGGACTGGCACCAGCGGGTACCGGGATTACGACCGTTCGGTCACCATCGAGGTCGACGGCAAGCCCACGCTGCTGGCCTCGGCCGACAAGCCGTTCCGCGGAGATCCGGCGCGATGGAACCCCGAGGACCTCCTCCTCGCCGCGCTCAGCGAATGCCACCTGCTGTCCTACCTGCACGCATGCGTCATGGCCGGGGTCGTCGTCGTCGACTACGACGACGAGGCGACCGGTCTCATGGTCGAAGACGGTGCGGGCAGCGGAGCATTCCGCGAGGTGGTGCTGCACCCGCGCGTCACCGTGGCGTCGGAGGAGATGCGGGATGCTGCGATCGCCGCACACGAGAAGGCCCACGCCCTGTGCTTCATCGCCAACTCGGTCAACTTCCCGGTGCGCCATGAGCCGACCATCCTGGTGGCCGGCGCCGCGGTGCGAGCTACAGGCGCTCGTGCGGAAGAACCTGCTTGATGCGCTCGATCGGATTCTGAGCGGGAACCTCGTTGTAGGCGCCGGCGAGCTCCTGCTCGCTGAGGGCGTGGATCGCCGCCATGATCTCGTCGGTCGCCCCTCGGCGCGCACGCCCCGAGGATGCCGCGCCGTGGTGTGACAGATCCAGCGGTGTGCCGAACCGCACGGTGATGCGCTCGGAGAGCGAGGGACGCTTCGCACCGACCGGCATCACGCGGTCGGTGCCGATGAGACCCACCGGCACGACGGGGGCGCCGGTCTCCAACGCGAGGAAGGCGACGCCGGTACGGCCTTTGTAGAGCCGTCCGTCGAGGGAACGCGTGCCCTCGGGGTACAGGGCGACCGCGCGCCCCTCCGCCAGGAGCAGGCGCTGCTGCTCGAGGGCGTCGAGCGCCGCCTGGCCCGCTCCGCGCTGGACGGGGATCGCGCCGATCGCCCGGAAGAACTCCCGCGACATCCAGCCCTTCATCCCCGAGCCCTCGAAGTAGCTGGCCTTGGCCAGGAAGTGCACCGGGCGGGGGGCGGCGACCGGGATGGCGATCGAGTCGATGAACGACAGGTGGTTGCTGGCGAAGATGACGGGTCCCTGGCGCGGAACGTTCGCCTTGCCCTCGACCTTCGGGCGGTAGATCAGCCGCCCCAGCGGAGCGATCACCATCCGCCCCAGTGCATAGGTCATGCCGATGGAGTGCGAAGAGGCGTCGGGGGCCCCTGGGGGGAGATCGCTGGCTGCCTCGGACGTCACCAGACGAGGGTACTCTCGCTCTCATTCCGTCGTCGGCATCACCGCCGTCCGACCCCTGTGCGCAACCGACCATCTCGACCTCTCAGCCCAGACAGAGGAAAGGTAGGCCAGGATGGGGAGGTCCTTCCGTCCCTCGACCCTGAGGTTTTTGTGCGTATTCGTCCGCTCGCCGCCCTGTCCGTTGCCGCCGTATCGGTCTTGCTGTTGACGTCGTGCTCCGCTGGTGCGCCCGACGCGACCCAGTCGCCGTCGGCCCAGGTCGCCGATCTGTGCGACGCGGTCGCCCCGTCGGGCGACGCGTCCGAAGCGGTCACGGTCGAAGGTGAGCCCGGCGCCGCCTCGCAGGCGGTCTTCACCGCGCCGCTGGAGATCTCCGAGCTGCAGAGCACCGTCGTCACGGAGGGCGAGGGTGACGCGGTCGAGGCCGGCGAGCTCGTCAACATCGCCTTCACCGCCTTCAGCGCCGAGACCGGCGAAGAGCTGGGATCGCTGAACTACGAGCCTGGGCAGTTCCTGCCGCAACAGATCTCCGCTGACAACCCCATCGGCCAGGTCCTCGGGTGCGCCACGCCCGGCACACGGGTGGTCGCCACCTTCCCCGCGACCGAGACCAACGGCGGCGAGGTCTACGTCTTCGACTTCCTCGAGACCGTCCCCGATGCCGCGTGGGGCACCGAGCAGCCGGCGCCCGAAGGGCTTCCCGAGGTGGAGCTGGCGGATGACGGTGAGCCGACCATCACGGTGCCCGACGCCGATGCCCCCACCGAGGTCGAGCTCGCGACGTTGAAGCAGGGTGACGGCGAGACCGTCGAGCCCGGTGACACCGTGCTCGTGCAGTACACCGGCGTCAAGTGGTCGGACAACGAGGTGTTCGACTCCAGCTGGGAGGCCGGGACGCCGACGTCGTTCCAGACGACCGGCGTGGTCGACGGGTTCCGCCAGGCGCTGGAAGGTCAGACCGTCGGTTCGCAGGTGCTCGTGGTGATCCCGCCGGAGTTCGGATATGGCGCCGTCGAGGGCAATGAGCTCCAGGAGGAGACCCTCGTCTTCGTCGTCGACATCCTCGGTGTCCAGCACGCCGCACCCACGACCGTTCCCTGACGCCGCTGCGCGGGAGGAGCGCGGATAGGCTGACCGGATGCGACGCATCCTCGTCCTCGGCTCCACCGGCTCCATCGGCACGCAGGCCCTCGAGGTCATCGCAGCCAATCCCGACCGCTTCGAGGTGGCGGGTCTCGCGGCGGGGAGCCGCCGCGACGAGCTGACTGCGCAAGCGGCGCGGTTCGGGGTCTCCGAGACTGCGTGCGCGCTCGGTGCCGTCGAGGCGGAGCAGCTCGTCCGTGACGTCGAGGCGGATGTCGTGCTCAACGGCATCACGGGGTCGGTGGGGCTCGGGCCGACTCTCGCCGCGCTCGAGACCGGTCGTACCCTGGCGCTGGCGAACAAGGAATCGCTGATCGTGGGCGGTGAGCTCGTCACCGCGCTCGCTGCACCGGGGCAGATCGTCCCTGTGGACTCCGAGCACTCCGCGATCGCCCAGGCGCTTCGCGCCGGCACCCACGAGGAAGTGCGCCGCCTGGTGCTCACCGCTTCGGGTGGACCCTTCCGCGGGCACTCCCGATCGGAGCTCGCCGACGTCACTCCGGCGCAGGCCCTGGCCCATCCCACGTGGGACATGGGCCGGGTCGTGACGACGAATTCCGCCACGCTGGTGAACAAGGGGCTCGAGGTCATCGAGGCGCACCTGCTGTTCGGTGTGCCCTACGACGCGATCGACGTCGTCGTCCACCCCCAGTCGGTGGTGCACTCCATGGTCGAATTTGTCGACGGGTCGACCATCGCACAGGCGTCACCCCCCGACATGCGCCTTCCGATCTCGCTGGGCCTGGACTGGCCGCAGCGCGTGGCCGGTGTCGGCGCGCCGATCGACTGGACCCGGGCGACTCAGTGGACCTTCGAGCCGCTCGACGAGGATGCCTTCCCTGCGGTGCGTCTGGCCAAGCGGGTCGGGAAGGCGGGGGCCACCTACCCCGCCGTGTTCAACGCGGCGAACGAGCAGGCCGTCGACGCCTTCCACGAGGGTCGACTCCGGTTCCTCGACATCGTCGACCTCGTCGCCGACGTCGTCGACCGTCATGAGGCCCCCGCCGCTCTCACACGGGCATCACTGGCCGACGCCGAGAGCTGGGCACGGCGCGTCGCCGACGAGCGGATCGCCGCGCGCTGAGGGCCTTCGCGCGGCCTGTCTCAGGCCGGGCGAAGGGGATCGGATGACGGTGTGCTGTCCTCCGGGTACGGCACCGGCCACCGGGGCTCGGGAACGGGCCAGCCGCGGGCGGCGAGAGCCCGCCGGGCGAGTTCCCGCGCGGAATAGGGAGTGCGCACGCCGCGGATGTCACGGTAGTCCTGGTGCCCGGGGCCGGCCCACAGGATGGCATCACCCTCCCCGACCAGCGCGACGGCCTCGCGGATGGCCCGCTCCGGTGGGGAGTACTCGTGGATCTCGGCGTCGGGCTTCGCCCGGCGCGCTCCCTCGATGAGGATGGCCCGGATCGAGTCGGGGTCCTCGTGACGCGGGTGGTGGTCGGTGACGACCAGGATGTCGCTGCCCTCGGCGGCGGTGCGTCCCATGTCCAGCCGCTTCGTGGCGTCGCGGTCGCCGTCCGCGCCGACGAGCATCAGCACGCGGCCCGGAGTGACGTGCCGCACCGCGGCGAGGGTCTTCTCGAAGGCGTCGGGGGAGTGGCCGAAGTCGACGAAGACCGCCGGTCCGCGCTCACCCGAGACGAGTTCGGTGCGTCCGGGCAGATACGCCCGGATTCCGCCGTCGCGGGTGAACGCCGCGACGAGGTCGTCCCACGCGTAGCCACCCTCGAGGAGCATGACGATGGCGAGACCGGCATTGGCGGCCATGTGCTGGCCGATGACCGGGACGACGGTCTCCAGCATCCGTCCGTCTTTCGACGACAGTCGGAACCGCGTGCCCTGCTGGCGCTCCTTGACGATCTCGACGACCCAGTCGGCCCGCGCCGCGGCCTCGGGGTCCACGGCGATCGCGGGGGTCCCGACGGTGAGGGTCGGTACCTCCGATCGCGCGACGACGTCCACACCGGCGGATGAATCGAGGGAGACCACGGCGCGGCGGGCGCGCTCGGCGGTGAAGAGCGGCAGCTTCGCCTCGAGGTACTCGGCCATGTCGGCGTAGTCGTCGAGGTGGTCGTGGCTGAGGTTGGTGAACCCGGCGACATCGAAGACGATGCCGTCGACGCGGCGACGACTCAGCGCCTGCGCGCTCACCTCGACCGCCACGGCCTGCACGCCTCGTTCGCGCATGAGCGCCAGCAATGCGTGCATCTCGTAGGCCTCGGGGGTGGTCAGGCGGGAAACCACCACCTGCCCGGCGATGTGCCGCTCCGCCGTCGAGGAGAGCCCCGTGACGACGCCGAGCTGATCGAGCATGCCCTCCAGTAGGTGCGACACACTCGTCTTGCCGTTCGTGCCGGTGGTGCCGAACAGCAGGGGCAGGTCGTCGTCGCGCCCGGTGCCGTAGACCCACGCCGAGATGGCGCCGAGCAGGGCGCGCGGGTCGTCGACGACGAGGACGGGGAGACCGGATGCCGCGGCGAGTGCTTCACCGGCCTCGTCGGTCACGACCGCCACCGCGCCGCGTTCTGCGGCATCGCCGGCGAACTCGGCGCCGTGACGATTCACCCCGCGGACGGCGACGAAGACATCGCCCGGTCGCAGATCTGCGGTCGCCAGGGTCACCCCGGTGAGGGTCAGCTCGGCGGGGTCGCCGCTGATGCGGCGAGCGAAGCGGTGAGCGAGGTCGCCCACACGGTGCACGGGCGGGTGGTCCGGCCGAAGCACGGGGGGCAGGTGGGGAGCGTCATCCGTCGGCATGGCGCCTCCATCCTCTCACCCGGCTTCGGCCGAACCGTGACCCCGCCGGCTCAGGCCCGCGCGCGTCGGCGCCAGAACGCGACGACGAGGGCCCCGACACCGGTCGCGAGACTCGCGGCAGCGAGACCGCGGGCGACGGGATCGTCCCCGCCGGCGGACTCCGCCGCCGCCGAGGTCGACGGGGCGTCCGAGTCGGAATGGCTGTGCGCGTCGCCGTGCCCGCCACTCGCCGTCACCGCCTCGTGTGCGTCGGCAGCCGATATCGCAACGATGGGAGCGGGATGCGCCGGCTCCTCTGCGCCGGCTTCGGTCACCTCGTTCCAGGCGGTCGAGCCGACGATGCATCGCTGCTCGACGGGGAAGGCGACAGAGGTACCGACCGAGCTTTCCGCGAAGGTCACATCGAGGGCGATCGTGGCGCGCAGCCCGCTCTCGACGGGCGCGTCGGCGGTGAACGTCACGCGGGTCGGAACGCCGTCGGCGCCCAGGTCCCGAGCGATCACCCACTCGCCGGTCGTTACCGGCGTGACGGTCGTGACCTCATCGGGGATGTCCACGGCCAGGGCCGTGGTGGGAGAGTCGTCGCAGCCGTGGGAGAACGAGAACTGCAGCGTTGTTCGGGTGCCGGCCGGGGCGACGTCGGGGGATACTCCGACGTGCGCCGAAGCGGCGAGGGGCACCGCGAGAGCGAGTGCGATGCCGACGAGGGAGCCGGCTGTCGCCAGGTGGGTGCGGCGGGAAACGGGAGTGGCCATGCGTTTTTCTTCCTTCACAGATCGGGGTCGACGGCGTACCGCCGGGATCGGCGGGCACGCTCGGATCACCGGCGCTCGAACCGAGCGCCGGTGTGCAGGGTCGGCGCGGCTTCAGACGGCCGCGACGAGTGCCGGGGGACCCCGGGAGGAACAGCCCGATGCCGGTCGGGGGCGCACCGTCCATGCCGGCCCGTCGATGGCGAAGTGAGGCATCGCGGCGCGAAGCGGAGGCAGCGCCGGACGCGCCCTGGCGAGGAGGGCGCGCACCCCGCAGCCCAGGGCGTGCAGCATCCGCTCCCCGCGGTGGAGCAGGAGGGCGGTGATGATGGCCGCGAGGGCGTGCGCGCCGAGCATCGGGGCGTCAGGAACGGCTGCTACGGCGCCTTCGGCGAGAGGGAGCGGCACGTGGTGGAGGTGCCCCGCAGCGGAGACGGACCCCGAAGTGGCGCCTGGCGCGACGAGTGCGAAGGCGAGGTGATAGATCGCCTGCGCGGCCGCGACGGTGGCGAGTGTCCGCCCGAAGCTCAGTCGGCGGCCGATCAGGAGCAGGGTGACCGGCGTCGCGAGCACGGTCGCCGCCAGGAGCAGGATGATCGGTGGCGGTCCCTCCGCGGCGAGCGTGTGCGAGGTGCCCGCGATCACCGTCGCCGTCGTGGCGGCTGCGACGGCTCGGCCGGCGCGAAGGTGACGGGGGCTCACGGGCGTCCTTCGGGAAGCAGGATCATGCAGGCGATCTCAGGCTACGACGTGCGAGAAGCGACCTCGTGACGGCAGGCCGCCCTCGACTGCGGCAGGGGAACAAAGATTCGGTAGAAGGATGTCGATGTTATCGTCAATGTCGGAACCCCCTGCGATGATGTGGGTAGGTCATCGAGACGGGGATTGCAGTGGACGCGAACGAGAAGCGGCGGCGGGCGGAGGACAAGCGCGCCGGGCTGTTCGCGGATGAGCTGATCAAGCTGCAGCGGGCGGAGGCGAAGCTTGCGGCGAAAAAGGCCCGGCTGCTGGCGGACGCGTACGCGTTGACGCTCGAGCAGCGGTCACGAATCGGGTCGGTGTCATCGCGGGAACGCGACATGCCGCTGCGGTCGATGGCCCTGGAACTGGGGATGGCGGTCAGGGTGAACGACCGGTCGATGCAGACCCAGATGCACGACGCGCACGAGCTGGTCGCGTTGTTCCCGCAGACGATGGAAGCACTCGTGGAGGGGCGGGTGACGCGGGCGCATGCGCAGGTGATCCAAGACGCGGGGCGGGTGATCGAGGATGCCACAGACCGGGCGGCGTACGAACGCATCGTGCTCGTCGAAGCCGAACGGCAGACCGTACCGCGGACGAAGAAGTACGCCATCCAACGTGCGGCGGCAATGGATCCACGGCCGTTGCAGGAGCGACATGACCGGGCTGTGCGGGAACGGCGGGTGTGGGTGACGGACCTGGATGATGCGATGTCGGCCCTCACGATCCTCGGTACGAACGTCTATATCCACGGTGCGTACAACCGACTGACCGGGCAGGGCACCACGATTAAGAACGTGGATTGGGAGAAGCGGCGTGCGTACGCGGCCGCACAGGCCGAGAGGGAGAAGGCGGCTGACGGCAGCGGCGGCGGTGGTGGTGGTGGAGATGGCACCAGTGCCGCAGATGGTGACGCCGAGCCGTGGTTCGATGACCGGATCCTCGATGAGATCCGCTGCGACCTCGCCCTGGACATGCTCCTCACCGGATCCCCGGTGATCGACCCCACCGACCCCACCACCGGCGGGCTCGGCGCCATCACCGCCGAGGTGCAGATCACCCTCCCGATCACCACCCTCACCGGGGTCACCGGGTCGGGGGCGGAGTTGAACGGAGTCACCCCGGTCGACCCGGAAACGGCCCGCCGGATGGCGGGGACGGCGAGGGTGTGGGACCGGGTCATGACCGACCCCATCACCGGGGTCGTGACCGCGGTCGACAGGTACACCCCTCATCCAGCCCAGACCCGCTTCCTCAACGCTAGGGACGTCACCTGCCGAACACCCGGCTGCCGAAGGCCCGCGAAACACTGCGACAAAGACCACTCCAGGGACTTCGCGTTAGGCGGACCAACCTCCAACGACAACCTCTGCAACGAATGCGTCAGACACCACACGCTCAAGCACGCCACGAACTGGCACGTAGAGCAACTTCCCGGCGGCATCCTCACCTTCACCAGCCCCGGCGGGAAGACCTACGACAGCCACCCACCCTCACGCGTCGCCTTCGTCCCCACCGACGACGGCGGACTCACCGTCGCCCCCTTCTGACCGCGCGCCGCGATGATCAGGGCTGCTTCCGTGCACCCACGGCGGACTCAAAGAACCCGGGTATAGCGTGAGTGGCGTGGAGGTCCTTGCATTCGTCATCGGCATCGCCCTGATGGTCGTCGGGCTCGCCGTTTCCATCGCCCTCCATGAGCTCGGGCACCTCTGGCCCGCCAAACGCTTCGGGGTTCGCGTCGGTCAGTACATGATCGGCTTCGGGCCGACTTTGTGGTCGCGCCGGATCGGCGAGACCGAATACGGTGTCAAGGCCATCCCGCTCGGCGGATACATCTCGATGGCGGGCATGTACCCGCCCTCGCCCAAGAGCGCTGAGCGCGGCGGCCGGGCCGGCGGCGGATTCTTCGCCACCATGGTGCAGGACGCGCGCGCGGCCAATGACGAGACCCTCGACGGCGACGACGACCGCCGGGTGTTCTACAAACTGCCGGTGTGGAAGCGCATCGTCGTCATGCTGGGCGGACCGATCATGAACTTCCTGTTCGCGATCGTGCTCTTCGCGATTCTGCTCTCGGGCATCGGCGTGCAGACCTCGACCACCACGGTCCAGACCGTCAACGAGTGCGTCATCCCCGCCTCGGCGGAGCGCACGGTGTGCGAACCCTCCGATCCGGCCGCACCCGCGGCCGCGGCCGGTTTCGAGCCGGGGGATGAGATCGTCTCGATCGACGGAACCTCGATCTCGACCTTCGCCGAAGCGTCGGAGATCATCCGTTCGTCCCCGGGCGAGACGCTGTCGGTGGTGGTGGAGCGCGGCGAGGAAGAGCGGACGCTTCAGCTCGTCCCCACCATCGCCGAACGCGACGTCTACGACGACACCGGAAGGCCGGTCACGGATGCCGCGGGCAACCCTGTCACCGAGCAGGTGGGCTTCGCCGGCATCGCCCCATCCACGGCCTACGTCCAGCAGCCGATCTGGGCCGGTCCGCAGTTCGCATTCGAGAACGTCGGCGCCGTCGCCACAGTGATCTGGCAGCTTCCGGTGCGCATCTACGACACCGCCACGACCCTCTTCACGGGCGAGGAGCGCGACCCCAACGGGCCCCTCAGTGTCGTCGGCGTCGGCGTGCTGGCCGGAGAAGTCGCCGCCGCCGAGGCGCCGATCCTCAACCGGGTGGCGGGGTTCCTGTCGCTGCTGGCATCGCTGAACGTCGCGCTGTTCGCCTTCAACCTGCTTCCGTTGCTCCCTCTCGACGGCGGCCACGTGGTGGTGGCCCTCTGGGATGGCATCAAGCGGGCATGGGCGAAACTGTTCCGTCGTCCGCCGCCGAAGCCGGTCGACGCGACCAAGCTCGTCCCGGTTACCTTCGTGGTGTTCATCGCCCTCCTGGTGATGGGCGGCACGCTGATCCTCGCCGACATCCTGAACCCGATCTCGCTCTTCGGCTGACCGGGCGCCGTCAGGCGGTGCTCAGGCGGTGACGGGCGACAGCGCGGCGGCGACCAGACGCTCGAGCGTCAGCATCCCGTCTCTGGACAGGATCGACTCGAGGTGCCCCTGGATGGAGGCGAAGCCGGGCCCGCGAAGGGCGAAGACGTCGCCGGTGGTGGGGTCGGCGGCCACCTCGGCCTCGACCGCCCCGGCCGCGTCGAGCCGGGTGGTCCCGGCGGGGACCCGCGCGGTGAAGGTGTTGTAGAACCCGATGGATGCGGGCTCGCCGAACACGTCTACCGTCTTCTGCAGCCCCTGATGGGGCTGATCGAGCGGAACGAGGTCGATGCCCAGGCCGTCGGCGAGGATCTGGTGGCTCAGGCACACCGCCACCAGGGGGCGGCCGTGAGCGCGTCGTCGGGCGACGACCTCGCGCATCCGCCGCATCCGCGGCGTCGACGGGTCGCGCGGATCTCCCGGACCTGGGCCCGAGATGACCAGCTCGGCGGCATCGACCTGCTCGTCCGTGACCCGGTCCCACGGCACGATCTCGACGTCGAGACCGAGGTGGCGCAGCTGATGGGCCAGCATCGTGGTGAACCGATCCTCGGCATCGACGACGATCGCCGAGCGGCTCGCGAAAGGCCCCCCGCCCTCGGGGGCCGCCTGCGGGTTCAGCCAGAAGGCGGCCAGACGGGCGTTGCGCGAGGACAGGAGCGAGGCGATCTCCGGGTCGGATCCCAGCGGTCGCGCAGCGGCCGCGGGGGCATCCTCATCGATCGTCTCCTCGATCGCGGCGGCGACCGGCAGCACGGCCGGGGCCGGGCGATCGCGCGGGATCGCCCCGATCGCGCCGAGAACCCCGGCGGCCTTGCCGTGGGTCTCGCCCACCTCGCCGTACGGATCGGAGTGACGCACCAGCGTCGCACCGACCGGGACGCGCAGGCGCCCGCCGGCGAGGTAGGCCGTACGGATGAGGATCGGCGCGTCGAGGTCGTGCGTGGACTCCCCCTCGAGGACGACGTCGGTCCGCGGGGTGAAGAGCGCGGCGACCCCGGAGTAGTAGCCGCGGGGCGAGGTCTCGTGGCGGGTGATCACGGTGCAGGCGTTCTGCATGGGGGAGCCGGTCACCGTGGGCGCGAACATGGTCTCGCGGAGGATCTCCCGCGGATCCAGCCGGCTGCGTCCGCGCAGAACGTACTCGGTGTGGGTGAGGCGCGACATCTCCTTCAGGTGCGGGCCCGTGATGCGTCCCCCGTCGGAGCACACCGCGCTCATCATCTTCAGCTCCTCGTCCACGACCATGAAGAGCTCCTCGGTCTCCTTGGTCGATCTCAGGAACTCGGTGAGCGTCTCGACGGTGGCACCGCCCTCGGGGTGGCGGAACGTCCCGGAGATGGGATTCATCGTCACCACGCCGTCGCGGGCGCTGACATGGGCCTCGGGGCTCGCGCCGACGGCGACGTGGCCGGGGGTCACCACGGCGAAGGTCCAATAGGCGCCGCGCTCGTATTCGAGGAGGGCCCGGAACCATGTCAGTGCGGCGGTGATCGGGTCGGCGTCGACGGCGGCGGTGAAGTCGCGCCGGATGACGAAGTTCGCTCCCTCGCCGCGGCCGATCTCATCGGCGATCACGCGGCGGACGATGTCGGCATACGCCTCGTCGTCGATGTCGAAGCGGGCGTCCCGCAGAGCGACGGGCGCACTCGGCAGCTCGGCGAGCGCCTCCGCTCGAGAGATCACGGTGCGGTCCGAGACGACGAGGCACCTCAGGGGAGCGCCGTCGTCGTGGCACGCGAAGCCGCGCTCGCGAACCTGGCGGAAGGGCACGAGGGCGAGCACCTCGTGAGGGATGCCTGAGGCGTCGGTCAGCGGAATGTCGGCGAGGAGGTCGACGTCGACGACGTCGCCGGTCAGCAGCTCCACGGTCTCGGCGTCGCGGGCGATGAGGGCGAAGGGCAGGGCGCCCTGGGCGAGCTCGGCGAACAGGTCGTGGGGGAAGCCGGTCATCTCGGTCTTTCGTCAGGGGGCGGTCACCCTACGAAGAAGACCGCCCGGAGGCGGTCGGATGTCGCGCGAACACCACCGCCTACGCGGTGAGCCACCAGTGCGCCAACATGCGGCGAACCTACCACACCGGCATCCCGACACCGCGGGAGGGCGGCTTTTCCCGCCCGGGCGCACGCGCGCGGCGTAGGCTGAATCCGTGCCTGCTGTGAACATCGGTATGCCTCGTGTGCCCGAGGTCCTCGCCCCCCGCCGCAAGACTCGGCAGATCCGCGTCGGAAAAGTGCTGGTCGGCGGGGATGCCCCCGTGAGCGTCCAGTCCATGACGACGACGCCGACGACCAACATCAACGCCACACTCCAGCAGATCGCCGAACTGACGGCATCCGGCTGCGAGATCGTGCGTGTGGCGGTGCCGTCGCAGGACGACGCCGATGTGCTGCACATCATCGCCAAGAAGAGTCAGATCCCGGTCATCGCCGACATCCACTTCCAGCCGAAGTACGTCTTCCAGGCGATCGACGCGGGCTGCGGCGCTGTTCGGGTCAACCCCGGCAACATCCGGAAGTTCGACGACCAGGTCGGCGCGATCGCCAAGGCGGCGAAAGACGCCGGAGTGTCGCTGCGCATCGGCGTGAACGCGGGGTCGCTCGACCCCCGCCTGCTGGAGAAGTACGGCAAGGCGACGCCGGAGGCGCTCGTGGAGAGCGCCGTCTGGGAGGCGTCGCTGTTCGAAGAGCACGACTTCCACGACTTCAAGATCTCGGTCAAGCACAACGACCCCGTCGTCATGGTGAAGGCCTACCGCCTGCTCGCCGAGCGGGGCGACTGGCCCTTGCACCTCGGCGTGACCGAGGC
The Microbacterium sp. SLBN-154 DNA segment above includes these coding regions:
- a CDS encoding OsmC family protein; this encodes MWGEHRYALRATWTGNRGTGTSGYRDYDRSVTIEVDGKPTLLASADKPFRGDPARWNPEDLLLAALSECHLLSYLHACVMAGVVVVDYDDEATGLMVEDGAGSGAFREVVLHPRVTVASEEMRDAAIAAHEKAHALCFIANSVNFPVRHEPTILVAGAAVRATGARAEEPA
- a CDS encoding lysophospholipid acyltransferase family protein, with product MTYALGRMVIAPLGRLIYRPKVEGKANVPRQGPVIFASNHLSFIDSIAIPVAAPRPVHFLAKASYFEGSGMKGWMSREFFRAIGAIPVQRGAGQAALDALEQQRLLLAEGRAVALYPEGTRSLDGRLYKGRTGVAFLALETGAPVVPVGLIGTDRVMPVGAKRPSLSERITVRFGTPLDLSHHGAASSGRARRGATDEIMAAIHALSEQELAGAYNEVPAQNPIERIKQVLPHERL
- a CDS encoding FKBP-type peptidyl-prolyl cis-trans isomerase, which translates into the protein MRIRPLAALSVAAVSVLLLTSCSAGAPDATQSPSAQVADLCDAVAPSGDASEAVTVEGEPGAASQAVFTAPLEISELQSTVVTEGEGDAVEAGELVNIAFTAFSAETGEELGSLNYEPGQFLPQQISADNPIGQVLGCATPGTRVVATFPATETNGGEVYVFDFLETVPDAAWGTEQPAPEGLPEVELADDGEPTITVPDADAPTEVELATLKQGDGETVEPGDTVLVQYTGVKWSDNEVFDSSWEAGTPTSFQTTGVVDGFRQALEGQTVGSQVLVVIPPEFGYGAVEGNELQEETLVFVVDILGVQHAAPTTVP
- the dxr gene encoding 1-deoxy-D-xylulose-5-phosphate reductoisomerase; the protein is MRRILVLGSTGSIGTQALEVIAANPDRFEVAGLAAGSRRDELTAQAARFGVSETACALGAVEAEQLVRDVEADVVLNGITGSVGLGPTLAALETGRTLALANKESLIVGGELVTALAAPGQIVPVDSEHSAIAQALRAGTHEEVRRLVLTASGGPFRGHSRSELADVTPAQALAHPTWDMGRVVTTNSATLVNKGLEVIEAHLLFGVPYDAIDVVVHPQSVVHSMVEFVDGSTIAQASPPDMRLPISLGLDWPQRVAGVGAPIDWTRATQWTFEPLDEDAFPAVRLAKRVGKAGATYPAVFNAANEQAVDAFHEGRLRFLDIVDLVADVVDRHEAPAALTRASLADAESWARRVADERIAAR
- a CDS encoding Mur ligase family protein produces the protein MPTDDAPHLPPVLRPDHPPVHRVGDLAHRFARRISGDPAELTLTGVTLATADLRPGDVFVAVRGVNRHGAEFAGDAAERGAVAVVTDEAGEALAAASGLPVLVVDDPRALLGAISAWVYGTGRDDDLPLLFGTTGTNGKTSVSHLLEGMLDQLGVVTGLSSTAERHIAGQVVVSRLTTPEAYEMHALLALMRERGVQAVAVEVSAQALSRRRVDGIVFDVAGFTNLSHDHLDDYADMAEYLEAKLPLFTAERARRAVVSLDSSAGVDVVARSEVPTLTVGTPAIAVDPEAAARADWVVEIVKERQQGTRFRLSSKDGRMLETVVPVIGQHMAANAGLAIVMLLEGGYAWDDLVAAFTRDGGIRAYLPGRTELVSGERGPAVFVDFGHSPDAFEKTLAAVRHVTPGRVLMLVGADGDRDATKRLDMGRTAAEGSDILVVTDHHPRHEDPDSIRAILIEGARRAKPDAEIHEYSPPERAIREAVALVGEGDAILWAGPGHQDYRDIRGVRTPYSARELARRALAARGWPVPEPRWPVPYPEDSTPSSDPLRPA
- a CDS encoding DUF1775 domain-containing protein, encoding MATPVSRRTHLATAGSLVGIALALAVPLAASAHVGVSPDVAPAGTRTTLQFSFSHGCDDSPTTALAVDIPDEVTTVTPVTTGEWVIARDLGADGVPTRVTFTADAPVESGLRATIALDVTFAESSVGTSVAFPVEQRCIVGSTAWNEVTEAGAEEPAHPAPIVAISAADAHEAVTASGGHGDAHSHSDSDAPSTSAAAESAGGDDPVARGLAAASLATGVGALVVAFWRRRARA
- a CDS encoding HNH endonuclease signature motif containing protein, translating into MDANEKRRRAEDKRAGLFADELIKLQRAEAKLAAKKARLLADAYALTLEQRSRIGSVSSRERDMPLRSMALELGMAVRVNDRSMQTQMHDAHELVALFPQTMEALVEGRVTRAHAQVIQDAGRVIEDATDRAAYERIVLVEAERQTVPRTKKYAIQRAAAMDPRPLQERHDRAVRERRVWVTDLDDAMSALTILGTNVYIHGAYNRLTGQGTTIKNVDWEKRRAYAAAQAEREKAADGSGGGGGGGDGTSAADGDAEPWFDDRILDEIRCDLALDMLLTGSPVIDPTDPTTGGLGAITAEVQITLPITTLTGVTGSGAELNGVTPVDPETARRMAGTARVWDRVMTDPITGVVTAVDRYTPHPAQTRFLNARDVTCRTPGCRRPAKHCDKDHSRDFALGGPTSNDNLCNECVRHHTLKHATNWHVEQLPGGILTFTSPGGKTYDSHPPSRVAFVPTDDGGLTVAPF
- a CDS encoding M50 family metallopeptidase, coding for MEVLAFVIGIALMVVGLAVSIALHELGHLWPAKRFGVRVGQYMIGFGPTLWSRRIGETEYGVKAIPLGGYISMAGMYPPSPKSAERGGRAGGGFFATMVQDARAANDETLDGDDDRRVFYKLPVWKRIVVMLGGPIMNFLFAIVLFAILLSGIGVQTSTTTVQTVNECVIPASAERTVCEPSDPAAPAAAAGFEPGDEIVSIDGTSISTFAEASEIIRSSPGETLSVVVERGEEERTLQLVPTIAERDVYDDTGRPVTDAAGNPVTEQVGFAGIAPSTAYVQQPIWAGPQFAFENVGAVATVIWQLPVRIYDTATTLFTGEERDPNGPLSVVGVGVLAGEVAAAEAPILNRVAGFLSLLASLNVALFAFNLLPLLPLDGGHVVVALWDGIKRAWAKLFRRPPPKPVDATKLVPVTFVVFIALLVMGGTLILADILNPISLFG